Proteins from one Psilocybe cubensis strain MGC-MH-2018 chromosome 11, whole genome shotgun sequence genomic window:
- a CDS encoding Myosin-10, translating to MPAPRLSQNAEAARAAAQQAEFNEKKWVWVPDIREGYLAGWVNKEEEDSAEVIMAAGGEFRKVRFEELFKMNPPKFDRVEDIADLTFLNEASVVHNLRLRYGSGAIYTYSGLFLVAINPYQHLPLYSDAIIQQYRGKRRDENPPHVFAVAERAWVNMGDERENQSILITGESGAGKTESTKKVIQYLAAIATDVHQPPVQSHSRSNTITSIPTSGLPRSRSMRHGHSASVASITGPGSILTAKGRLGLLERQILQANPILEAFGNAQTQRNNNSSRFGKFVRIMFAPDGSIAGANIDWYLLEKSRVVFRNEAERSFHVFYQLMAGGGDLKGQLLLDGQVEDYEYLNKSRREVDGVDDLEDWNALVSALNIVGFDQSEQIDLFRIVAAILHIGNITITATRSDDASMPDPSQAERVCHLLGIPIAEFTRAVLRPRALAGREWVTQARTRQQAVDELSALCKTLYEKSFGALVERINRALDRPSSKATFIGVLDIAGFEIFEVNGYEQLLINYTNEKLQQFFNHHMFVLEQEEYAREGIHWDYVNFGLDLQPTIDLIESSGNTIGILSFLDEECIMPKADDRTFTNKLNAMWTSRDQDEDESHPGKLKYEPSRFEQGFIIQHYAAKVEYRTDGWLEKNKDPLNDNLTRVLAASSERYVASLFAEYADQPSPLSAGAHVSTVGRKRPMKKGAFRTVAQRHKEQLSSLMAQLRATQPHFVRCIVPNNIKKPGRMDVPLVLDQLRCNGVLEGIRIARLGYPNRLPFVEFRQRYEILTPGILPKGYMDGREACRRMVNSLELDDTIFKLGTSKIFFKAGVLAELEERRDMLLFDIFSRLQAVARMWTARRQMKKILNRAMAVKTIQRNAKVYSELRDWPWWQLYTKVRPLLAATRNDEELRKKELELALIKERAERDKQEKQALEKLKMTLEAEKRKVEADLEAERSLALDKDALLERSKRREGELEEEIGALQADINTLDSQLTRAMRLQKESEDKYEKLREAFDQAAEHLVRLEQGEHTWSTREAELNEELRKANEEIEALQSDLEGIHEVSEELRNLALQREEDLARTKERMDSAVNDLRAKLETEARNKDLIKDKADHFENEARQTKEQLSEMGRTATEYSTMIQKKEDQIVELVAQLEELKQEHDNASMEIVELRADIDTIDAQLSAEKKDHAADLAAKHKLQAEMDELRDLLATKTTEATRRSEAEKSKELELVDLRGQCNILHQELAELRRSSVENQNKLKVELEQITREHTSLQHSHTSLLERERAAQSMLTRVHAQLSELEKGKRALDSELLAVKSRQTEVQDQLAEALRVKENLERQLTAAQDKYRNFEDVVLDFQREQESRTKELDTVRKQLETEIAKRTQLEKTVSTQKAEVIKLKDRNTKLEKDLNTTIRELKDRQFEVKQLESKQDKTIVEHVYVLEEAKRVTDRQLQEARSELEKQAAHIKSLQMARKQWGQDIDDINHQHAKEIRAKEQEAKLHEKRADEQAALFEKEMRAKQEAELQVHRVQTELDKTRQREQDLNEQLIAAQRSKAALEGELDRLAADAETGDSLAKLQRDYETRIAQLEAQLEESELARATSTRIQDQIERQHAEIRELVLSSNPTDRNFHSTLLHQFELAENAMKKELSVKSKKPRLSGANELRPSSANSTPRKASSRGGSRFEDAARASEKQVAALKQQLQLLEVQMAASERVRRHLESSVHDLTVELSKSDGSKQFLEHYRAHLVSENEKLTQLLKEEAEARRTAEAARIDGVQTIWAKFQQTIADERENYARLEESRKALLVQQRTGQDELETQRTQIRDLTAAKNQLMNEVAQLREQHEISKMDAINAKRQLQKHMQDEEVAQSSSNAAQAELKVVIEALRANEHELQARYEAAEMERVKAVSSEHQTRRQLNEAQVALTKASEDHKKSIKSRERRIQALEAELAKEGRESSETSQLRQRLSEELEDEREQHRKDLAERDFTIDQTRKKYQAELAQLSEGTITNDVLVMFMLANNTFSLELQAQRDGLSRLRDENRKLRSDHDALQLKYDDEVYNSKEWKKDKERMEEKVKNIESAYEASTAAQAEQQSQIVALHGQLRELRGVLDDAENERSLLQKARRALQAELETIKLDYVDSNKMSSDPEFQRLQLKKQDLERSLEEQEDRVSSATERLRKAESLASEYKLQLDKVQDANAKLDQRNASLEKQNKELNVRIVDLETRSYASSPRAAPGSRRMESRIEELTNQLQQSNKDRRESGRLKRTPDKSQEAKPQPGDSDRQKAKLEAYEMQIEGMRQSMDAMQTAENKLQAEKRRAERDASDYKQKVLSMERELERLRARLEGPIAPERTGGGTFIGPRK from the exons ATGCCGGCTCCCCGACTGTCCCAGAACGCTGAGGCAGCCAGAGCCGCTGCTCAGCAAGCAGAATTTAACGAGAAGAAATGGGTCTGGGTACCTGATATCAGAGAAGGATACCTTGCAGGTTGGGTGAataaggaagaggaggattcTGCAGAAGTTATCATGGCAGCTGGAGGAGAG TTTCGCAAAGTGCGCTTTGAGGAGTTGTTCAAAATGAATCCTCCAAAGTTCGATCGAGTCGAAGACATTGCCGACCTTACCTTTCTCAATGAAGCGAGCGTTGTGCACAACCTCCGTCTAAGATACGGTTCCGGCGCTATATAT ACCTATTCAGGTCTTTTCCTGGTTGCCATCAATCCCTACCAGCATTTGCCACTCTACTCAGATGCTATTATCCAACAATATCGAGGCAAGAGACGCGATGAGAACCCTCCACACGTGTTTGCAGTTGCAGAGAGAGCTTGGGTCAACATGGGGGATGAACGAGAGAATCAGAGTATTCTAATCAC TGGAGAGTCTGGTGCCGGTAAAACCGAGAGCACAAAGAAAGTCATTCAATACCTTGCAGCTATTGCTACAGATGTTCATCAACCCCCCGTGCAATCACATTCGAGATCAAATACTATAACATCTATTCCTACAAGTGGCCTTCCTCGAAGTCGGTCGATGCGGCATGGGCATTCCGCCTCAGTTGCATCGATCACTGGTCCAGGTTCAATTCTGACAGCCAAAGGCAGACTGGGTCTTCTCGAACGTCAAATATTGCAGGCCAACCCAATTCTTGAAGCATTCGGTAATGCCCAAACTCAACGGAACAACAATTCCAGTAGATTCGGCAAGTTTGTTCGGATCATGTTCGCCCCTGATGGTAGTATCGCTGGGGCAAACATTGATTGGTACCTCCTCGAGAAGAGCAGAGTCGTTTTCCGCAATGAAGCTGAACGTAGTTTCCATGTTTTCTACCAACTGATGGCTGGAGGTGGTGACCTGAAAG GTCAATTACTGCTCGATGGACAAGTTGAAGACTACGAATACCTCAATAAGAGTAGGCGAGAGGTTGATGGAGTAGACGACCTAGAGGACTGGAATGCGTTAGTT AGCGCTTTAAACATTGTTGGTTTCGACCAATCTGAGCAAATAGATTTGTTCCGCATTGTTGCGGCAATTCTCCACATTGGAAACATCACCATAACCGCTACTCGGTCCGACGATGCCTCGATGCCTGATCCTTCTCAAGCAGAGCGGGTTTGTCACCTGCTTGGAATTCCTATTGCAGAGTTCACCCGGGCGGTGTTGCGACCTCGAGCGCTCGCAGGACGAGAATGGGTCACGCAAGCACGGACAAGACAGCAAGCTGTGGACGAGCTTTCTGCTCTTTGTAAAACACTCTACGAAAAATCCTTTGGTGCCCTTGTTGAACGGATAAATCGTGCACTTGACCGTCCTTCTTCAAAGGCGACGTTCATCGGAGTGCTCGATATCGCCGGATTCGAAATTTTCGAAGTCAACGGTTACGAGCAGCTACTCATCAACTATACCAATGAGAAGCTACAACAGTTTTTCAACCACCATATGTTTGTTCTAGAGCAGGAGGAGTATGCCCGAGAAGGTATCCATTGGGATTACGTTAACTTCGGCTTGGATCTACAGCCCACAATCGACTTGATCGAGTCAAGCGGAAACACCATCGGCATTCTCAGCTTCCTCGACGAAGAATGTATCATGCCCAAAGCCGACGATCGTACCTTCACGAATAAACTTAACGCCATGTGGACCTCTCGAGaccaagatgaagatgaatctCACCCAGGCAAATTGAAATATGAACCCTCTCGATTTGAACAGGGTTTCATCATCCAGCACTATGCCGCGAAAGTCGAGTATCGTACGGATGGCTGGCTTGAGAAGAACAAGGATCCTCTCAATGACAACCTCACTCGAGTGCTGGCAGCTTCCTCGGAGCGATATGTGGCCAGCCTCTTTGCGGAGTATGCTGACCAGCCATCGCCGTTGAGCGCGGGTGCACATGTCTCTACGGTTGGGAGGAAGCGACCGATGAAGAAAGGTGCATTCCGGACTGTAGCTCAGCGACATAAGGAACAGCTTTCGAGTCTTATGGCTCAACTCAGGGCGACTCAGCCGCATTTTGTGCGATGCATCGTGCCGAACAATATCAAGAAGCCTGGTCGGATGGACGTTCCACTTGTTCTCGACCAGCTGCGGTGCAATGGTGTCTTGGAGGGTATCCGCATTGCGAGATTAGGTTATCCGAACAGGCTCCCATTCGTCGAGTTCCGTCAGCGGTATGAGATTTTGACGCCTGGTATCTTGCCAAAGGGATATATGGATGGTAGAGAGGCTTGCAGGAGGATGGTCAACTCACTGGAGCTCGACGACACCATTTTCAAGCTGGGAACATCGAAAATCTTCTTCAAGGCTGGAGTTTTGGCGGAACTTGAGGAAAGGAGGGACATGTTGCTCTTCGATATTTTTTCCAGGCTCCAGGCTGTCGCCAGGATGTGGACTGCTAGGAGGCAAATGAAGAAAATTCTTAACCGCGCAATGGCTGTAAAGACGATTCAACGCAATGCAAAAGTTTATAGTGAGCTACGTGACTGGCCTTGGTGGCAGTTGTACACAAAG GTTCGCCCGTTGCTCGCAGCGACACGCAATGACGAGGAGCTACGGAAAAAGGAGCTCGAACTTGCATTGATCAAGGAACGCGCGGAAAGAGACAAGCAGGAAAAGCAGGCTCTTGAAAAGCTCAAGATGACTTTGGAGGCTGAGAAGAGAAAGGTTGAAGCTGATCTCGAAGCCGAACGCTCCTTGGCCCTGGATAAAGACGCCCTTCTTGAGCGCAGCAAAAGACGAGAGGGCGAACTCGAAGAGGAAATTGGTGCCTTGCAAGCTGATATCAACACATTGGACTCGCAGTTAACGAGAGCAATGCGCCTACAGAAGGAAAGCGAGGATAAATACGAGAAGCTTCGGGAAGCCTTTGATCAGGCAGCGGAACATCTCGTTAGGTTGGAGCAAGGAGAGCACACCTGGAGCACCAGGGAGGCGGAGTTAAATGAGGAGCTCCGGAAAGCGAACGAGGAAATTGAAGCGCTGCAAAGTGATTTGGAGGGTATTCACGAGGTTTCTGAAGAGCTACGGAATTTGGCTTTACAACGTGAAGAAGACTTAGCGAGAACCAAGGAACGCATGGATTCAGCTGTTAACGATCTTCGAGCCAAACTAGAAACTGAGGCGCGCAACAA GGATCTTATCAAGGATAAAGCAGATCATTTTGAGAATGAGGCTAGACAGACGAAGGAGCAACTATCTGAAATGGGACGCACGGCCACTGAATATTCAACCATGATCCAGAAGAAGGAAGACCAAATAGTAGAGTTGGTTGCCCAGTTAGAGGAACTGAAGCAAGAGCACGACAATGCCTCGATGGAGATTGTCGAACTTCGCGCAGATATCGATACCATTGATGCTCAGCTCTCTGCAGAGAAGAAGGATCATGCTGCTGATCTCGCTGCAAAGCACAAATTGCAGGCTGAAATGGACGAACTTCGAGATCTACTGGCAACCAAGACGACAGAGGCAACACGTCGATCGGAAGCGGAAAAGAGCAAGGAGCTTGAACTGGTTGATTTGCGCGGCCAGTGCAATATTCTCCATCAAGAACTTGCAGAGCTTCGCCGGTCTTCTGTGGAGAATCAGAACAAGTTGAAGGTGGAACTCGAACAAATCACCCGAGAGCATACTTCGCTTCAGCATAGTCATACGTCGCTCCTCGAGCGCGAAAGAGCTGCCCAGTCCATGCTTACGAGGGTTCATGCGCAATTGTCAGAGCTTGAAAAAGGAAAACGAGCCTTGGATTCAGAGCTTTTGGCCGTCAAGTCGCGCCAAACTGAAGTTCAGGACCAATTAGCCGAGGCTTTGCGGGTCAAAGAG AATCTTGAGCGTCAATTAACGGCTGCGCAAGATAAATATCGCAACTTTGAAGATGTCGTTCTCGATTTTCAGCGCGAACAAGAGAGTCGGACGAAAGAACTGGACACCGTTCGCAAGCAATTGGAAACAGAAATCGCCAAACGAACACAGCTAGAAAAGACCGTTTCAACCCAGAAAGCGGAGGTTATCAAGCTAAAAGACCGCAATACgaaactggagaaagatTTGAACACCACGATCCGAGAGCTCAAAGATAGGCAATTTGAGGTTAAACAACTTGAATCGAAACAAGACAAGACTATCGTAGAGCATGTCTATGTTCTTGAGGAAGCTAAACGCGTGACAGACCGTCAACTCCAAGAAGCGCGGTCAGAGTTGGAGAAGCAAGCAGCACACATCAAGTCGCTCCAGATGGCCAGGAAGCAATGGGGGCAAGATATTGACGATATCAACCACCAACATGCAAAAGAAATTCGGGCCAAGGAGCAGGAGGCAAAGTTACACGAGAAGAGGGCGGACGAGCAAGCTGCACTTTTTGAGAAAGAGATGCGAGCAAAACAAGAAGCAGAGCTCCAAGTGCATCGTGTCCAAACCGAGTTGGACAAAACTCGCCAGCGAGAACAAGACCTCAACGAGCAGCTCATTGCTGCCCAACGCTCAAAGGCCGCTTTGGAAGGAGAACTTGACAGGCTTGCGGCGGATGCGGAGACTGGCGACTCTTTGGCCAAGTTGCAGAGAGACTACGAGACACGAATTGCTCAGCTCGAAGCGCAGTTAGAAGAATCAGAACTTGCTAGAGCTACCTCGACAAGGATACAAGACCAGATCGAACGCCAACATGCCGAGATTAGAGAGCTGGTTTTGTCAAGTAACCCTACGGACAGAAACTTCCATTCCACCCTTTTGCACCAGTTTGAACTTGCTGAGAATGCTATGAAAAAGGAACTGTCAGTCAAATCGAAGAAGCCCAGATTAAGCGGCGCCAATGAACTTCGACCGTCGTCAGCAAATTCAACTCCCAGGAAGGCGTCGTCGAGAGGCGGGTCGCGATTCGAGGATGCGGCACGAGCATCTGAGAAGCAGGTTGCTGCTCTCAAGCAACAACTCCAGCTACTTGAAGTCCAGATGGCAGCATCTGAACGTGTGAGGCGACATCTCGAGAGCTCAGTGCACGACTTGACGGTAGAGCTTAGCAAGAGTGATGGGTCCAAACAGTTCCTTGAACATTATAGGGCTCATTTGGTCAGCGAGAACGAGAAGCTCACCCAATTACTCAAGGAGGAAGCAGAGGCTCGTCGAACTGCGGAAGCAGCGCGCATTGATGGGGTCCAAACGATTTGGGCTAAATTCCAGCAGACTATTGCAGACGAGCGGGAGAATTACGCTCGACTTGAGGAGTCGAGAAAAGCTCTG CTTGTTCAACAAAGGACAGGCCAAGACGAACTGGAAACCCAACGCACTCAAATACGGGATCTGACTGCTGCCAAGAACCAGCTCATGAATGAGGTGGCTCAGCTTCGGGAACAGCATGAGATATCGAAAATGGATGCAATAA ATGCCAAACGCCAACTGCAAAAGCACATGCAGGACGAGGAGGTGGCTCAGTCTTCGTCAAATGCGGCTCAAGCAG AACTCAAGGTGGTTATCGAAGCTCTTCGGGCCAACGAACACGAATTGCAAGCTCGATACGAGGCAGCAGAAATGGAGCGCGTCAAGGCTGTCAGCTCGGAGCATCAGA CTCGTCGACAATTAAATGAAGCACAGGTTGCTCTTACAAAGGCTTCCGAGGACCACAAGAAATCAATCAAGTCAAGAGAACGTCGTATTCAGGCCTTGGAGGCTGAACTTGCGAAAGAAGGTCGTGAATCGTCTGAAACAAGTCAACTTCGCCAGCGTCTCTCGGAGGAATTGGAGGATGAGAGAGAGCAACATCGGAAGGATCTCGCCGAGCGTGATTTCACAATTGATCAGACCAGGAAGAAATATCAAG CCGAACTTGCGCAATTGAGTGAAGGTACCATTACAAATGATGTATTGGTGATGTTCATGCTTGCTAATAATACATTTTCTCTAGAACTTCAAGCGCAAAGGGACGGATTGAGTAGACTTCGTGATGAGAACCGTAAACTCAGATCCGATCATGACGCTCTGCAGCTGAAATACGACGATGAAGTCTATAACAGCAAAGAGTGGAAGAAGGACAAGGAGCGTATGGAGGAAAAGGTCAAGAACATCGAGTCGGCTTATGAGGCGTCAACTGCTGCTCAAGCAGAACAACAATCGCAAATTGTAGCTTTGCACGGGCAACTCCGTGAGCTTCGTGGGGTCCTAGACGATGCGGAGAACGAAAGGTCGCTTTTGCAGAAAGCGCGCCGTGCTTTGCAGGCAGAGTTGGAGACCATCAAGTTGGATTACGTGGACTCTAACAAGATGTCCTCTGACCCCGAATTCCAGAGGCTGCAGCTAAAGAAACAAGATCTTGAACGCTCGCTGGAAGAGCAGGAAGATCGTGTTTCGAGTGCGACGGAACGTCTCAGGAAGGCAGAATCTCTTGCCTCGGAGTACAAGCTTCAGCTGGACAAGGTTCAAGATGCCAACGCAAAATTGGATCAACGTAAT GCTAGTCTCGAAAAGCAGAACAAAGAGTTGAATGTTCGCATTGTGGATCTTGAAACTAGGTCGTATGCGAGCTCGCCACGTGCGGCGCCTGGATCTCGTAGGATGGAGAGCCGGATAGAAGAGTTGACGAACCAGCTCCAACAGTCCAATAAGGACAGAAGGGAGAGCGGACGATTGAAGCGGACACCGGACAAGTCGCAAGAAGCCAAGCCACAGCCTGGTGACAGTGATCGTCAGAAGGCGAAACTAGAGGCGTATGAGATGCAGATAGAAGGTATGCGCCAGAGCATGGATGCCATG CAAACGGCCGAAAACAAACTTCAGGCGGAAAAGCGTCGTGCGGAGCGTGACGCCTCTGATTATAAACAAAAAGTTCTCAG TATGGAGCGGGAATTGGAACGCCTTCGAGCCCGATTGGAAGGGCCTATAGCTCCGGAACGGACAGGAGGAGGAACGTTCATTGGACCTCGCAAATAA